A region of Rhizobium indicum DNA encodes the following proteins:
- a CDS encoding Gfo/Idh/MocA family protein, with protein MKPLEIAVMGAGLIGRRHVERVMSEPGTVLSAVIDPSAAGRDFAETVGARWYRSFSDIRVEDRPDGVIVATPNQLHVENGMEIVAAGIPVLIEKPIADDVDAAAALVAAGEKAGIPLLVGHHRRHNPMIQAVKQIVDGGRLGRIIAVHGTFWVAKPDNYFDIPWRREAGAGPVFVNLIHDVDLFRYLFGEVEAVHALESHAVRNHAVEDTAVVTLRFASGVLATLNGSDAVAAPWSWETTTGENPAFPHYDQFCYQIGGTRGSLGIPDLTLWTSPSRPDWLERLDQERVPYAAADPLRVQLGHFCDVIRGDATPLVSGREGLATLRVVEAIKRSARSGRMIHLADARASSDPQKV; from the coding sequence ATGAAGCCGCTGGAGATTGCAGTCATGGGAGCCGGCCTGATCGGCAGGCGCCACGTCGAGCGTGTCATGTCCGAGCCCGGAACCGTTCTCTCGGCGGTGATCGATCCTTCCGCCGCCGGTCGCGACTTTGCCGAGACTGTCGGCGCCCGATGGTATCGGAGCTTTTCGGACATTCGCGTCGAGGATAGGCCTGACGGCGTCATCGTGGCGACGCCGAACCAGCTTCACGTCGAGAACGGAATGGAGATCGTCGCCGCCGGCATCCCCGTTCTGATCGAGAAACCGATCGCCGACGATGTCGATGCCGCCGCGGCGCTGGTCGCCGCCGGCGAGAAGGCGGGCATACCGCTGCTGGTCGGCCATCACAGGCGCCACAATCCGATGATCCAGGCGGTAAAGCAGATCGTCGACGGCGGAAGGCTTGGCCGGATCATCGCGGTGCACGGCACGTTCTGGGTCGCCAAGCCCGACAACTATTTCGATATCCCCTGGCGGCGCGAAGCGGGCGCCGGCCCGGTCTTCGTCAACCTGATCCACGATGTCGATCTCTTCCGATATCTCTTCGGCGAGGTCGAAGCCGTCCATGCGCTGGAATCGCACGCCGTGCGGAACCATGCCGTCGAGGATACGGCCGTCGTCACGCTGCGTTTTGCAAGCGGGGTGCTTGCCACCCTCAACGGCAGTGATGCCGTGGCCGCGCCCTGGAGCTGGGAGACGACCACCGGTGAGAACCCCGCTTTTCCCCATTACGATCAATTCTGCTACCAGATCGGCGGCACCAGGGGTTCGCTCGGAATTCCCGATTTGACGCTTTGGACGAGCCCTTCGAGGCCCGATTGGCTGGAGCGGCTCGACCAGGAGCGGGTGCCCTACGCGGCAGCCGATCCCCTTCGCGTTCAGCTCGGACATTTTTGCGACGTCATTCGTGGCGATGCCACGCCTCTGGTGAGTGGCCGGGAGGGCCTCGCCACGCTCAGGGTCGTCGAGGCGATCAAGAGATCGGCGCGCTCGGGACGGATGATCCACCTCGCTGACGCCCGCGCCTCTTCCGATCCCCAGAAAGTCTGA
- a CDS encoding 3-carboxy-cis,cis-muconate cycloisomerase gives MTASPFDHPFLSSLLGDDEIAPYFSAEADIRAMLSFEAALAKAEAAHGLIPAEAARRIADTCAAFSPDVSSLRSATARDGVVVPDLIKQLRTDVGEEAAKSLHLGATSQDVIDTSLMIRLKAVVFLFAGRLSTIAVGLDALDGQFGRNQLMGHTRMQAAIPITVADRLRAWREPLATYRDRLTEQGFPVQFGGAAGTLDKLGSQAAAIRASLAQELGLTDAPQWQSGRLPIADIAGLFASISGSLGKMGQDIALLAQAGGEIEISGGGTSSAMAHKQNPVSAEVLVSLARFNATALSGVHQSLVHEQERSGAAWTLEWLLLPQMTMATAASLRLAGELAGNIKRLGTG, from the coding sequence ATGACTGCATCGCCCTTCGACCACCCCTTCCTTTCCAGCCTGCTCGGCGACGATGAAATCGCGCCCTATTTCTCCGCCGAGGCGGATATACGGGCCATGCTCTCCTTCGAGGCCGCGCTCGCCAAGGCTGAAGCCGCTCACGGCCTCATTCCCGCCGAAGCCGCAAGGCGCATCGCTGACACCTGCGCCGCCTTCTCGCCCGATGTGTCCAGTCTTCGATCAGCAACGGCAAGGGACGGTGTCGTCGTTCCCGACCTCATCAAGCAGCTGCGCACCGATGTCGGCGAGGAAGCGGCAAAAAGCCTGCATCTCGGCGCGACCAGCCAGGATGTCATCGATACCAGCCTGATGATCCGCCTGAAGGCCGTCGTCTTCCTGTTTGCCGGCCGGCTTTCCACCATCGCCGTGGGGCTCGATGCGCTCGACGGCCAGTTCGGCCGGAACCAGCTGATGGGTCATACCCGCATGCAGGCGGCGATCCCGATCACCGTCGCCGATCGCCTCCGTGCGTGGCGGGAGCCGCTGGCGACCTATCGCGACCGCCTGACCGAACAGGGTTTTCCCGTCCAGTTCGGTGGTGCGGCCGGCACGCTTGACAAGCTCGGGTCGCAGGCCGCAGCCATCCGGGCCTCGCTCGCCCAGGAACTCGGTCTCACCGATGCGCCGCAATGGCAGAGCGGGCGTCTGCCGATCGCCGATATCGCCGGCCTGTTCGCGTCGATATCGGGCAGCCTCGGCAAGATGGGGCAGGATATCGCGCTGCTTGCCCAGGCTGGCGGCGAGATCGAAATCTCAGGCGGCGGCACGTCGTCGGCGATGGCGCACAAGCAGAACCCCGTTTCCGCCGAAGTCCTCGTCTCGCTCGCCCGCTTCAACGCCACGGCTTTATCGGGCGTTCACCAGTCCCTCGTCCACGAACAGGAACGCTCGGGCGCTGCCTGGACGCTCGAATGGCTGCTTCTGCCGCAAATGACGATGGCAACCGCCGCCAGCCTGCGGCTAGCCGGAGAGCTTGCAGGAAATATCAAGAGGCTTGGAACGGGCTGA
- the pcaG gene encoding protocatechuate 3,4-dioxygenase subunit alpha has translation MQQLGYLKETPSQTAGPYVHIGLTPNFCDITGVYDTDLGIGMVNDKTLGERITVTGRIFDGAGALVRDAVIEIWQADSAGLYNSPSEMRGAADPNFAGWGRCPTRAEDGVYSFETVKPGRVPFKDGRRQAPHITFWIVARGINIGLHTRMYFPEETEANAADPLLSRIEHRERVATMVATRDGATCHFDIHLQGPKETVFLDI, from the coding sequence ATGCAGCAGCTCGGCTATCTCAAGGAAACCCCGTCGCAGACGGCGGGTCCCTATGTGCATATCGGCCTGACGCCGAATTTCTGCGACATAACGGGCGTCTACGACACCGATCTCGGCATCGGGATGGTCAACGACAAGACGCTCGGCGAACGCATCACCGTTACCGGCCGGATCTTCGATGGCGCCGGGGCATTGGTGCGCGATGCGGTCATCGAGATCTGGCAGGCCGACAGCGCCGGGCTCTATAACAGCCCGTCGGAAATGCGCGGCGCCGCCGACCCGAATTTCGCCGGCTGGGGCCGCTGCCCGACCCGCGCTGAGGACGGCGTCTACAGCTTCGAGACGGTCAAGCCCGGCCGTGTCCCCTTCAAGGACGGCCGCAGACAAGCCCCGCACATCACCTTCTGGATCGTCGCCCGCGGCATCAATATCGGCCTGCACACGCGCATGTATTTTCCGGAAGAGACGGAGGCCAACGCCGCCGACCCGCTGCTTTCCCGCATCGAACATCGCGAGCGCGTCGCAACAATGGTCGCCACCCGCGACGGCGCGACCTGTCACTTCGACATCCATCTGCAGGGTCCGAAGGAAACGGTGTTTCTGGATATCTGA
- the pcaH gene encoding protocatechuate 3,4-dioxygenase subunit beta, which yields MSERPNRKPETGGFFARDRAWHAPALTPGYKTSVLRAPQRALLSLDGTISETTGPVFGHSMIGELDNDLILNYAQPGESAIGERIIVHGRVLDERARPVAGALVEFWQANAGGRYRHKKETYLAAIDPNFGGCGRAITDEDGRYHFRTIRPGAYPWPNGINDWRPAHIHFSIFGHGFAQRLITQMYFEGDPMIWKCPIVGTIPDKAAIEQLIAPLDWGNTIPMDSRAYKFDIVLRGRRSTMFENRPEGN from the coding sequence ATGTCCGAACGACCGAACCGCAAGCCCGAGACCGGCGGCTTCTTCGCCCGCGACCGCGCCTGGCATGCGCCAGCGCTGACCCCCGGCTACAAGACCTCCGTGCTGCGCGCGCCGCAGCGCGCGCTGCTCTCGCTCGATGGCACGATTTCCGAGACCACCGGTCCGGTCTTCGGTCATTCGATGATCGGCGAACTCGACAACGACCTGATCCTGAACTACGCGCAGCCCGGCGAGAGTGCCATCGGCGAACGCATCATCGTCCATGGCCGCGTGCTCGACGAGCGCGCCAGGCCGGTTGCAGGCGCCTTGGTCGAGTTCTGGCAGGCCAATGCCGGCGGCCGCTATCGCCACAAGAAGGAAACCTATCTGGCGGCGATCGACCCGAATTTCGGCGGCTGCGGCCGCGCCATCACCGACGAGGACGGCCGCTACCATTTCCGCACCATCCGTCCCGGCGCCTATCCCTGGCCGAACGGCATCAACGACTGGCGTCCCGCCCATATCCATTTCTCGATCTTCGGCCATGGCTTTGCCCAGCGCCTGATCACCCAGATGTATTTCGAAGGCGACCCGATGATCTGGAAATGTCCGATCGTCGGCACCATCCCCGACAAGGCGGCGATCGAGCAGCTGATCGCGCCGCTTGACTGGGGCAACACCATTCCGATGGATTCACGCGCCTATAAATTCGATATCGTGCTGCGCGGCCGCCGCTCGACGATGTTCGAAAACAGACCGGAGGGCAACTGA
- a CDS encoding amino acid ABC transporter permease yields MGHEEFVFLLIGLKWTVLLSAVGFVCGGIAGLGVALARASGIPLLERVTAGYIAVFQGTPLLMQLFVVYYGLALVGLMLDSWVAVAIGLTLHASAYLGEIWRGSIEAVPRGQTEAAKALSLRYISRMKDVILPQALRISLPATIGFLVQLIKGTSLASIVGFTELTRAGNIISNQIFQPLTVFGIVGILYFLMCCPLTILGARLERKFAASAR; encoded by the coding sequence ATGGGTCACGAAGAATTCGTCTTCCTCCTGATCGGCCTGAAATGGACAGTGCTCCTGTCCGCCGTCGGTTTTGTCTGCGGCGGCATCGCGGGGCTCGGCGTCGCCCTTGCCCGTGCCTCGGGCATACCGCTGCTGGAACGCGTCACGGCCGGCTATATCGCCGTCTTCCAGGGAACCCCGCTGCTGATGCAGCTGTTCGTCGTCTATTACGGCTTGGCGCTGGTGGGGCTGATGCTCGATTCCTGGGTGGCCGTCGCCATCGGCCTGACGCTGCATGCGAGCGCCTATCTCGGCGAGATCTGGCGCGGATCGATCGAAGCGGTTCCGCGCGGCCAGACGGAAGCGGCAAAGGCTCTCAGCCTCAGATACATCTCGCGCATGAAGGATGTCATCCTGCCGCAGGCGCTGCGCATTTCGCTGCCCGCCACGATCGGTTTCCTCGTCCAGTTGATCAAGGGCACCTCGCTTGCGTCGATCGTCGGCTTCACCGAGCTGACGCGGGCCGGCAACATCATCTCCAACCAGATTTTCCAACCGCTGACGGTCTTCGGCATCGTCGGCATTCTCTATTTCCTGATGTGCTGCCCACTGACGATTCTTGGCGCTCGCCTCGAACGAAAGTTCGCCGCCTCCGCGCGCTGA
- a CDS encoding type II 3-dehydroquinate dehydratase produces MTKTIFVLNGPNLNLLGQREPAIYGTTTLADIRKRCVTKAKSLGFDVEFRQTNFEGELVESVHQARTDACGIIINPAGYTFTSIALLDALKMFDPPKIELHISNVHARESIYHNSLISRVATAIMIGFGADGYELAIQAMAGMVKQD; encoded by the coding sequence ATGACCAAAACCATCTTTGTGCTCAACGGACCGAACCTGAACCTGCTGGGCCAGCGCGAACCGGCGATCTATGGAACCACGACGCTGGCCGACATCAGGAAACGGTGCGTGACCAAGGCAAAGTCCTTGGGATTCGACGTCGAGTTCCGGCAGACCAATTTCGAGGGCGAACTGGTCGAGAGCGTGCACCAGGCCCGGACCGACGCCTGTGGCATCATCATCAATCCCGCCGGCTATACCTTCACATCGATCGCTCTTCTCGATGCGTTGAAAATGTTCGACCCGCCGAAGATCGAGCTGCATATTTCGAATGTTCATGCGCGCGAAAGCATCTACCACAATTCGCTGATCTCGCGCGTTGCCACGGCCATCATGATCGGCTTTGGAGCGGATGGCTACGAGCTGGCTATCCAGGCGATGGCTGGAATGGTCAAGCAGGACTGA
- a CDS encoding SDR family oxidoreductase — translation MTFPLFDLSGRRALVTGSSQGIGRALAVGLAEHGASIIINGRNAQKAEAAAEDIRRSHRHAVSAAFDVTDAEASRTAIAYIEAEIGPIDILVNNAGMQFRTPLENFPVDKWDEIFKTNVSSLFYVSQPVAQAMISRGRGKIINIASVQAELARPGIAPYTATKGAVKNLTRGMATDWAKYGLQVNAIAPGYFRTPLNQALVDDPKFSGWLETRTPAGRWGEVKELVGAAVFLASDASSFVNGHMLTVDGGITVSL, via the coding sequence GTGACCTTTCCCCTCTTCGACCTCTCCGGGCGCCGCGCCCTCGTTACCGGCTCCAGCCAAGGCATCGGCCGCGCGTTGGCGGTCGGGCTTGCCGAGCATGGCGCTTCGATCATCATCAACGGCCGCAACGCGCAGAAGGCTGAGGCCGCCGCCGAGGATATCCGTCGCAGCCATCGCCATGCCGTCAGCGCCGCCTTCGACGTCACCGATGCCGAGGCCAGCCGCACCGCCATCGCCTATATCGAGGCGGAGATCGGCCCGATCGACATCCTCGTCAACAATGCCGGCATGCAGTTCCGCACACCGCTGGAGAACTTCCCGGTCGACAAATGGGACGAGATCTTCAAGACCAATGTCTCCAGCCTGTTCTATGTCAGCCAGCCAGTCGCCCAGGCGATGATATCGCGCGGCCGCGGCAAGATCATCAACATCGCCTCCGTCCAGGCCGAACTCGCCCGCCCCGGCATCGCGCCCTATACCGCGACCAAGGGCGCGGTGAAGAACCTCACGCGCGGCATGGCGACCGACTGGGCGAAATACGGCCTGCAGGTCAATGCGATCGCGCCCGGCTATTTCCGCACGCCGCTCAACCAGGCGCTTGTCGACGATCCGAAGTTTTCTGGCTGGCTGGAAACCCGCACGCCGGCCGGCCGCTGGGGCGAGGTCAAGGAGCTCGTCGGCGCCGCCGTCTTCCTCGCCTCGGATGCCTCCTCCTTCGTCAACGGCCATATGCTGACCGTAGACGGCGGCATCACCGTCTCGCTCTAG
- a CDS encoding shikimate dehydrogenase family protein has product MITGTTKLIAHLGYPTESFKAPLIYNPYFEKNGIDAVVVPMGCRPEDYSVFLKLLFRLSNIHGALITMPHKISTMALLDETSTNAKVAGSCNAVRLGSDGRLIGDMFDGEGFVRGVLRKGKKVEGAHALIAGAGGVGSAIAASLAQAGVDHLAIFDANETTATALLDRLKKYYPQLEVTVGSADPAGFDIVVNATPLGMRRGDPLPIDIDRISPSTFVGEVVLTKEITPFLEAVRARGCAFQVGTDMLFEQIPAYLEFFEFPTTTADNLRAIAKLG; this is encoded by the coding sequence ATGATCACCGGGACGACCAAACTCATCGCTCACCTCGGCTATCCGACGGAGTCCTTCAAGGCCCCGCTGATCTACAATCCGTATTTCGAGAAGAACGGAATTGATGCCGTCGTCGTGCCGATGGGCTGCAGGCCGGAGGACTATTCGGTATTTCTGAAGCTTCTGTTCCGGCTATCCAATATCCACGGCGCTCTGATCACGATGCCGCACAAGATTTCGACGATGGCGCTGCTCGACGAAACGTCGACCAACGCGAAAGTCGCAGGCTCGTGCAATGCAGTGCGCCTCGGTTCGGACGGCAGGCTGATCGGTGACATGTTCGATGGCGAGGGCTTCGTTCGCGGCGTGTTGCGCAAGGGTAAAAAGGTTGAAGGCGCCCATGCGCTCATTGCGGGTGCCGGCGGCGTCGGCTCGGCGATCGCGGCGTCGTTGGCACAGGCGGGCGTGGACCATCTCGCCATCTTCGACGCCAACGAGACGACCGCGACCGCGCTGCTGGACAGGCTGAAGAAATATTATCCACAGCTTGAAGTGACGGTCGGTTCCGCCGATCCGGCAGGTTTCGACATTGTCGTCAATGCGACACCTCTCGGAATGCGACGGGGTGACCCGCTGCCAATCGATATCGACCGCATTTCTCCATCGACCTTCGTCGGCGAAGTCGTGCTGACCAAGGAGATAACCCCTTTTCTCGAGGCCGTGCGGGCGCGCGGCTGTGCATTTCAGGTTGGGACGGACATGTTGTTCGAACAGATCCCCGCCTATCTCGAATTCTTCGAATTTCCGACGACGACGGCCGACAATCTGCGGGCAATCGCCAAACTCGGATGA
- a CDS encoding bifunctional sugar phosphate isomerase/epimerase/4-hydroxyphenylpyruvate dioxygenase family protein, with the protein MRTSIATVTISGELPEKLEAIARAGFDGVEIFENDFLAFDGSPADVGKLVRDHGLEITLFQPFRDFEGMPEPLRSRTFDRAERKFDVMQQLGTDLVLVCSNVSPAAIGGIDRAAADFHELGERAARRGLRVGYEALAWGRHISDHRDAWEIVRRADHPNIGLILDSFHTLSRKIDVNSIRSIPKEKIFIVQLADAPDIDMDLLYWSRHFRNMPGEGDLPVTAFTEAVAATGYDGYFSLEIFNDQFRGGLSRAIAADGHRSLIYLGDQVRRHLGIGSMTGAAMPERPSVKGVGFVEFATDEEDEVELVALLRTLGFKKTAIHRTKKVSLFEQGEIRILVNVDQAGFANAAYAVHGTFAYAMALVVDDAAKAYERALALDAEPFTQPVADGELELPAIRGVGGGIVYLIDDKSALGRFSEIDFQPVTDDSDAPPAGLLRIDHVAQTVGYDEMLTWLLFYTSIFETRKTPMVDIIDPAGVVRSQVVENDTGALRITMNGAENRRTLAGHFIAEKFGAGIQHLAFVTDDIFATAESLRVCGFRSLHISPNYYDDVEARFGLDPALTERLKAENILYDRDEHGEYFQLYSGTYGEGFFFEIVERRGYRGYGAPNAIFRIAALKKQMRPEGIPKDAS; encoded by the coding sequence ATGAGGACCTCGATTGCGACTGTAACGATCAGCGGCGAACTTCCGGAGAAGCTCGAGGCGATCGCCCGGGCGGGCTTCGACGGCGTCGAGATCTTCGAAAATGACTTCCTCGCCTTCGACGGAAGCCCGGCCGATGTCGGAAAACTCGTCCGCGACCATGGCCTGGAGATCACCCTGTTTCAGCCATTTCGTGATTTCGAGGGCATGCCGGAGCCCTTGCGAAGCCGTACGTTTGACCGCGCGGAACGGAAGTTCGACGTGATGCAGCAGCTCGGAACGGATCTGGTGCTTGTCTGCTCCAACGTCTCGCCGGCCGCTATCGGCGGCATCGACCGGGCGGCAGCGGACTTTCATGAACTTGGCGAGCGTGCTGCCCGGCGTGGACTGAGGGTGGGCTATGAGGCGCTTGCCTGGGGCCGCCATATCAGCGACCATCGCGACGCCTGGGAGATCGTCCGTCGCGCCGATCATCCGAATATCGGTCTTATCCTCGACAGCTTCCACACCTTGTCGCGGAAGATCGACGTCAATTCGATCCGCTCAATTCCCAAAGAGAAAATCTTCATCGTCCAGCTTGCCGATGCCCCTGATATCGACATGGACCTGCTCTACTGGAGCCGCCACTTCCGAAACATGCCGGGTGAAGGCGACCTTCCCGTGACGGCGTTCACCGAAGCCGTCGCGGCGACAGGTTATGACGGGTATTTCTCCCTGGAGATCTTCAACGATCAATTTCGAGGCGGTTTGTCGCGGGCGATTGCGGCCGACGGCCACCGCTCCCTGATCTATCTCGGCGATCAGGTGCGCCGCCATCTCGGCATCGGCAGCATGACCGGGGCGGCAATGCCGGAAAGGCCTTCCGTCAAGGGCGTCGGCTTCGTCGAGTTTGCCACGGACGAGGAAGATGAAGTCGAGCTGGTTGCCTTGCTGCGCACCCTCGGATTTAAAAAGACGGCAATCCACCGCACGAAGAAAGTCTCTCTTTTCGAGCAGGGCGAGATACGGATCCTCGTCAATGTCGATCAGGCAGGGTTCGCCAATGCGGCCTACGCCGTTCACGGTACTTTTGCCTATGCCATGGCCCTGGTCGTCGACGATGCGGCCAAGGCCTATGAGCGCGCGCTCGCCTTGGATGCCGAGCCATTCACCCAGCCTGTCGCAGACGGTGAGCTTGAGCTGCCCGCCATTCGGGGCGTGGGGGGCGGGATCGTCTATCTCATCGACGACAAGAGCGCATTGGGTCGCTTCTCCGAAATCGACTTTCAGCCGGTCACCGACGACAGCGACGCGCCGCCTGCAGGCCTTTTGCGCATTGATCACGTCGCCCAGACGGTCGGCTACGATGAAATGCTCACCTGGCTTCTGTTCTACACGTCCATTTTCGAGACGCGGAAGACCCCGATGGTCGATATCATCGATCCGGCCGGGGTGGTGCGCAGTCAAGTCGTCGAGAACGACACCGGGGCGCTGCGCATTACCATGAACGGCGCCGAGAATCGCCGCACTCTGGCGGGACATTTCATCGCCGAGAAATTCGGGGCCGGCATCCAGCATCTGGCGTTTGTGACCGACGACATCTTCGCGACCGCCGAAAGCCTTCGTGTTTGCGGTTTCAGATCACTGCACATTTCGCCGAACTACTATGACGACGTCGAAGCACGCTTCGGCCTCGATCCTGCATTGACCGAGCGGCTGAAGGCGGAGAACATCCTCTATGACCGCGACGAGCATGGCGAATATTTCCAGCTCTATAGCGGAACCTATGGAGAGGGTTTCTTTTTCGAGATCGTCGAGCGCCGCGGCTACCGCGGCTACGGCGCCCCGAACGCAATTTTCCGGATCGCCGCTCTGAAGAAACAGATGCGTCCGGAAGGAATTCCTAAAGACGCCTCTTGA
- a CDS encoding amino acid ABC transporter permease: protein MNYKLDFTPVIDGLPSLLLGCLGTFLLAICGMLLAIIIGIGGVALRDSALKPARWLVIAFVELIRNTPFLVQIFFIYFALPLTGIRLDPTPTAIIALGINGGAYAIEIIRGGVQSIPKGQMEAGLALGLHKAQVFRLIILKPALRAIYPSLTSQFVLLTLTTSIASAISAYELTSVSQRIESESFRSFEVYFTVTVFYFVISWLMMRIFALFSARYFKYPVK, encoded by the coding sequence ATGAATTATAAGTTGGATTTCACCCCGGTCATAGATGGCCTGCCGAGCCTTCTGCTCGGCTGCCTCGGGACATTCTTGCTTGCCATTTGTGGGATGCTGCTGGCGATCATCATCGGAATTGGCGGCGTCGCCTTGCGCGACTCCGCCCTGAAGCCGGCGCGATGGCTGGTCATCGCCTTCGTCGAGTTGATCCGTAACACGCCGTTTCTGGTGCAGATCTTTTTCATCTACTTCGCGCTTCCGCTGACAGGCATCAGGCTGGATCCGACACCGACGGCGATTATCGCGCTCGGCATTAACGGTGGTGCCTACGCAATTGAGATCATTCGCGGCGGCGTCCAGTCGATCCCGAAGGGACAGATGGAAGCGGGTCTGGCGCTTGGTCTGCACAAGGCTCAGGTCTTCCGGCTGATCATCCTCAAGCCGGCATTACGGGCGATCTATCCGTCCTTGACCAGCCAGTTCGTCCTGTTGACGCTGACCACCAGCATCGCATCGGCGATTTCCGCCTACGAGCTAACGTCCGTTTCGCAGCGCATCGAGTCGGAGAGCTTCCGCAGCTTCGAGGTCTACTTCACCGTCACGGTTTTCTACTTCGTGATCTCCTGGCTGATGATGCGCATCTTCGCGCTGTTTTCGGCGCGTTACTTCAAATATCCGGTCAAGTAG
- a CDS encoding amino acid ABC transporter ATP-binding protein, translated as MTIPSPAQGAETMITMERVEKWYGAFQALHDINISVRSGERIVLCGPSGSGKSTLIRCINHLETYEKGEIRVGGILLGNQAKTIDAIRREVGMVFQQFNLFPHLTVLQNCMLAPMKAAGVGRAEAEERARGLLERVKILEQADKYPVQLSGGQQQRVAIARALCMRPKVMLFDEPTSALDPEMVKEVLDTMIALADEGMTMICVTHEMGFARQVADRVIFMASGAIVEEAPPAEFFTNPQHERTRKFLGEILRK; from the coding sequence ATGACCATTCCCAGTCCTGCTCAAGGCGCGGAAACCATGATCACCATGGAGCGGGTGGAGAAGTGGTATGGCGCTTTTCAAGCCCTGCACGACATCAACATATCGGTTCGCAGCGGCGAGAGGATCGTCTTGTGCGGGCCTTCCGGCAGCGGCAAGTCGACGCTCATTCGCTGCATCAACCATCTCGAGACCTATGAAAAAGGTGAAATCCGCGTCGGCGGGATTCTTCTCGGCAATCAGGCCAAGACCATCGATGCGATCCGTCGCGAGGTCGGCATGGTCTTCCAGCAGTTCAACCTGTTTCCGCATCTGACCGTGCTGCAGAACTGCATGCTGGCGCCGATGAAGGCAGCCGGCGTTGGCAGGGCGGAGGCCGAGGAACGGGCACGCGGGCTGCTCGAGCGGGTCAAGATCCTGGAGCAGGCCGACAAATATCCGGTGCAGCTTTCTGGTGGCCAGCAGCAGCGCGTGGCCATTGCCCGCGCGCTTTGCATGCGGCCGAAAGTCATGCTGTTCGATGAGCCGACCTCGGCGCTTGATCCGGAGATGGTCAAGGAGGTGCTGGATACGATGATCGCGCTTGCTGATGAGGGCATGACGATGATCTGCGTCACGCACGAGATGGGCTTTGCCCGCCAGGTCGCCGATCGCGTGATCTTCATGGCCAGCGGCGCGATCGTCGAGGAAGCCCCGCCCGCCGAGTTCTTCACGAACCCACAGCATGAGCGAACCAGGAAATTCCTCGGAGAAATCCTGCGGAAGTAG
- a CDS encoding transporter substrate-binding domain-containing protein yields the protein MFKSMLTRRNAMLGAAALVAAVTLAQPAAAITPDEIKARGKIIVGIQGDNPPWGFVTSGGKQDGLDADIATLFAKELGVAVEFVPLEVNNRIPALTAGRVDVLFATMAMLPDRAKAVQFSKPYVANAIVLIGPKSAEIKKNDDMAKFTVGVAKGAAQDTQVTKNAPPSTTIRRYDGDAASVQALVSGQVETLGGNIFYMDRVEKARPGEFENKLEFQKLYNGACTRLGEKEINAALNTFIDKIKANGELKAVYDKWMKVPVPEFPETLEGIPFAAN from the coding sequence ATGTTCAAATCTATGCTGACGCGCCGAAACGCGATGCTCGGAGCCGCGGCCCTGGTGGCTGCCGTCACCCTAGCGCAACCGGCCGCCGCCATCACGCCTGATGAAATCAAGGCTCGCGGCAAGATCATCGTCGGAATTCAGGGTGACAACCCGCCTTGGGGCTTCGTGACCAGCGGCGGCAAACAGGACGGCCTCGATGCCGACATCGCGACGCTGTTTGCCAAGGAACTGGGTGTTGCCGTCGAGTTCGTGCCGCTTGAAGTCAACAACCGCATTCCCGCACTGACGGCCGGCCGCGTCGACGTTCTGTTCGCGACGATGGCGATGCTGCCGGATCGCGCAAAGGCCGTGCAGTTCAGCAAGCCCTATGTTGCTAATGCCATCGTTCTGATTGGTCCGAAATCGGCTGAGATCAAGAAGAATGACGACATGGCCAAGTTCACGGTCGGCGTCGCCAAGGGTGCAGCCCAGGACACGCAGGTCACCAAGAACGCGCCGCCGAGCACGACCATCCGGCGCTATGATGGAGACGCCGCGAGCGTCCAGGCCCTGGTGTCCGGCCAGGTCGAGACGCTTGGTGGCAACATTTTCTACATGGACCGGGTGGAGAAGGCCCGTCCGGGCGAATTCGAAAACAAGCTTGAATTCCAGAAGCTCTACAACGGTGCTTGCACGCGTCTCGGCGAAAAGGAAATCAATGCGGCGCTCAACACCTTCATCGACAAGATCAAGGCAAACGGCGAACTCAAGGCAGTCTACGACAAGTGGATGAAGGTTCCGGTCCCGGAATTCCCGGAAACGCTGGAAGGCATTCCGTTCGCGGCGAACTGA